One Vitis riparia cultivar Riparia Gloire de Montpellier isolate 1030 chromosome 4, EGFV_Vit.rip_1.0, whole genome shotgun sequence genomic window carries:
- the LOC117913530 gene encoding probable NAD(P)H dehydrogenase (quinone) FQR1-like 2: MGKGGGCVPSKKKLPSATADEGPPSARDAPIPAQDNSPEAPALDVDGVVTDPIAKLKIFVVFYSMYGHVEGLARRMKKGVDGVDGVEGLLFRVPETLPIEVLEQMKAPPKPDDIPEISAAELTTADGILFGFPTRYGCMAAQMKAFFDSTGQLWKEQQLAGKPAGFFVSTGTQGGGQETTAWTAITQLAHHGMLFVPIGYTFGAGMFKMDSIRGGSPYGAGVFAGDGTRQPSETELALAEHQGKYMAAVVKRLAQA, encoded by the exons ATGGGGAAAGGAGGAGGCTGTGTTCCCAGCAAGAAAAAATTACCCTCGGCGACAGCCGATGAAGGCCCACCTAGCGCCAGGGACGCCCCCATTCCGGCCCAGGACAACAGCCCCGAGGCCCCCGCATTGGATGTGGACGGTGTAGTCACTGATCCAATTGCCAAATTGAAGATATTCGTCGTGTTCTATTCCATGTACGGCCACGTTGAAGGCTTGGCTCGGAGGATGAAGAAGGGTGTGGATGGGGTTGATGGAGTTGAGGGGCTTTTGTTTCGGGTTCCTGAGACGTTGCCAATTGAGGTGTTGGAGCAGATGAAGGCGCCGCCCAAGCCCGACGATATTCCGGAGATATCCGCGGCGGAGTTGACGACGGCTGATGGGATACTGTTTGGGTTTCCGACGAGGTATGGATGTATGGCTGCTCAGATGAAGGCTTTCTTTGATTCAACGGGGCAGTTGTGGAAGGAGCAGCAGCTCGCCGGCAAGCCGGCGGGGTTCTTCGTGAGCACTGGGACTCAAGGAGGTGGCCAAGAAACCACTGC GTGGACCGCAATCACCCAGTTAGCTCATCATGGAATGCTGTTTGTTCCTATTGGGTACACCTTTGGGGCTGGTATGTTTAAGATGGACTCCATTCGTGGGGGTTCTCCATATGGGGCTGGAGTTTTTGCTGGTGATGGCACAAGGCAACCAAGTGAAACAGAACTGGCACTTGCAGAGCATCAGGGCAAATATATGGCTGCAGTGGTTAAAAGACTTGCCCAAGCTTGA
- the LOC117912330 gene encoding homeobox-leucine zipper protein ATHB-40 translates to MTTAMNQQVQDHMELFTHMYPGLYTQAMPEQGEAKVRRRRKKSKGESSSGCARKRKLSEEQVTHLELNFGNEHKLESERKDKIASELGLDPRQVAVWFQNRRARWKSKKLEEEFSKLKIVHESVVVEKCRLETEVLTLKEQLSDAEKEIRRLSERSDGVSSNSPTSSLSNAVDVDPPFFGEFGVVDGLDNVFYIPENNYVSGMEWGYLYDM, encoded by the exons ATGACAACCGCCATGAATCAGCAGGTCCAAGATCATATGGAGCTCTTCACTCATATGTATCCCGGGTTGTACACTCAGGCCATGCCGGAACAAG GGGAGGCGAAGGTGCGGcggaggaggaagaagagcaAAGGAGAAAGTAGCAGTGGGTGTGCGAGGAAGAGGAAGCTGAGCGAGGAGCAAGTTACTCATCTAGAGTTGAATTTTGGTAATGAACATAAATTGGAGTCTGAAAGGAAGGATAAGATCGCCTCGGAGCTGGGGTTGGACCCCCGACAAGTGGCCGTCTGGTTTCAGAACCGGAGGGCTCGCTGGAAGAGTaagaagctggaggaggagtTCTCCAAGTTGAAGATAGTCCACGAAAGTGTTGTGGTGGAGAAGTGTCGCCTTGAAACAGAg GTATTAACGCTAAAGGAACAGCTCTCAGACGCCGAGAAGGAGATACGACGGCTGTCGGAGCGCTCCGATGGCGTTTCAAGCAATAGCCCGACCTCGTCCTTGTCGAATGCGGTAGACGTAGACCCGCCATTTTTTGGGGAATTTGGGGTGGTAGATGGGTTGGATAATGTGTTCTACATTCCGGAAAACAATTATGTTAGTGGCATGGAATGGGGATATCTATATGATATGTAA